The Procambarus clarkii isolate CNS0578487 chromosome 39, FALCON_Pclarkii_2.0, whole genome shotgun sequence region CCATAGTCTCCAGTAACATGGCGATGACAGGGCCAGAGGCAGATGGCCAGAGACAGAGGGCCAAAGACAGAGGGCCAGATTCAGAGCGCCAGAAACAGAGGGCCAGAGACAGAGGGCCAGGGGCAGAGGGCTACCAGAGACAGAGGGCCATAGACAGAGAGCCAGAGGTAGAGGGCCAGAAGCAGATggccagagacagagagccagaggcAGAGGGCCCAAAAAAAGAGAGTCAGAGAAAGAGGGCCAGAGGGAGAGGGCCAGAGGCCGAGGGCCAGAAAAAGAGGGCCAAAGGCAGAGGGCCAGAGGCAAAGGGCCAGAGACAGAGGGCCAGAGACAGAGGGCCCAAATAAAGAGGGTCAGAGAAAGATGGCCAGAGACAGAGGGCCAGAGGGAGAGGGGCAGAGGTCCAGAAACAGAGGGCCAGAGGCAGAGGGCCAGAGACAGAGGGCCAGAGACTGAGGGCCACAGGCAGAAGAACGGAGAGGAGGTGCCACCAAAAGATATATAAAGGCAGACAGGGTTGTTCCTTCCTTACTTATCATGTAGGGAACAGGTTATGGATCCTGTGGGATTTGTTTATGGTGCAGTTTTCGAGGTTGTGGTGAATTCTGGTGGACGGTGGTCTGATGCAGTATGGCGGGTGGTGGACTCGTGCAGTGTGAAGGGTAATATCTACCGTTCATATACTGTGTGGAGGGTAATATCTACCGTTCATATACTGTGTGGAGGGTAATATCTACCGtgcatgtacagtgtggagggtaatATCTACCGTGCATGTACAGTGTTGGAGGATAATATATATTATCCCAGGTAGGGTTCACAGTACTCTCCTCGCAagcaaaacataaataaaataaagtttgAAGACAAggctctgggatatgaggactgagGGAAGAATCGCTGGCCAACCACtcgaccactttatgtaggggaggcgtaactctgtgtatctatgtatttatgtctgtaggttagcttagcattttaaaagcactacaatcaccttctgtggttgattgttcaataaaacactgaactatatgtttaacagatctctaatcctgtccatggaggacggaAGAAAAGgtctatatgctggttagcattgtaaatgtgtggaaacgtctgtggtagaaaataataaaaataaaaacttgaACCCTTTGGGAACCTCTGTACCGACAAGAGTTCATTGATGACGTGAGAGCAACACTTGACATCCAGGAACTCATCATGACCCAAATTGCGTTGTAATTGTTTAAGAAAGTTCACCAATCCGTTAACAAATTCAACGTGTAAATACAGATTTAAGCGACGCAATATTGACGTTTTACAGTACATCGTTCCCGATAGTCTAGAACTCTATATGAATGACCTGGTTTTGTTATTTTCCCTGTTGAGTGAAACAGTCGCATTTTTAGTGCGACTGTTTCGCACTAAAATAAAGGGAACGTAAGACAGCCTTCCGGGTGaaaaaaatagataaataaatatgctaataaacaataaaatgtaTTAAGCTCCATTACAAAACAATGACAGAATATATATACacttatatgtatatgtatatgaataTGTATATATTTGAAAAAGGAAAGTATATTTCGTTGTCAACTGTCAGAGTCTAACTGCCGTGTTTGGGGTATCTGACATTTTTGTAAAGGGGGGGGGTTGCCTAGTTTATACTGGGGAAAAAAGATCCAACGGCAGTTGAAAAGGGTAAATTGATTGCCTGGGCACCGTGATGCGTATATACGTGTGTATATGGATAGTGCTTACAGTACATCGCTCTGTAAGCACTAACAATATAACCTATCTATATCATTGTTTCCCTACTCATCTaattgttctcacctaattgtgattgcgggggttgagctctggctctttggacccgcctctcaaatgtcaatcaattaatgtacaggttcctgagcctactgggctctatcatatctgcacttgacactgtgtatggtgtcagcctccaccacatcatttcctaatgcattccattcgtctactactctgacactgaaaaaaatcattgtaacgtctctatggctcagctcatttgggcactcgattTCCACCTGTCCCATAATTTCCACTTGTGTATATGTAAACACATGtatacgtatacacacacacacacacacacacacacacacatatatatatatatatatatatatatatatatatatatatatatatatatatatatatatatatacatacatatatatatatatatatatatatatatatatatatatatatatatatgtatatatatatatatatatatatatatatatatatatatatatatatatatatgtatatatatatatatatatatatatatatatatatatatatgtatatatatatatatatatatatatatatatatatgtatatatatatatatatatatatatatatatatatatatatatatatatatgtatatatatatatatatatatatatatatatatatatatatatatatgtatatatatatatatatatatatatatatgtatatatatatatatatatatatatatatatatatatatatatatatatgtatatatatatatatatatatatatatatgtatatatatatgtatatatatatatatatatatatatatatatatatatatatatatgtatatatatatatatttatatatatatatatatatatatatatatatatatatatatatatatatatatatatatatattgtcagggttcaccataagaggggcgagtaacagtatacccaaggtcactcaccgtagccctgcgggtcttcactctatcctcgcggcgccactgtacgccaggagagtatcccagtcaatcccaaccggcctctgatcgagaatgagtgagaacacagcttgttctcttaactgctgtgtgcccgccccaacagaaggctctactactaaccacaaggtcgccaactggtgtttcccgtgtccagtaacacgtcagtggttttgttgaattgtggtaacagtggcaagagcaaacTCAATAGGTCtgctatcagg contains the following coding sequences:
- the LOC123749741 gene encoding octapeptide-repeat protein T2-like, which translates into the protein MAMTGPEADGQRQRAKDRGPDSERQKQRARDRGPGAEGYQRQRAIDREPEVEGQKQMARDREPEAEGPKKESQRKRARGRGPEAEGQKKRAKGRGPEAKGQRQRARDRGPK